tttttttttgtttttttttttacaaaaaaaaccacatgtctccccttctccccaaggattgtaatatagggcaaatttaataagtgaaaAAGAATTATATCAGCTATATGTTATATATCATCCATATATGATACAAAGTCATTATTGTTAGGAATACTTTCATGATAATTGACCCCGAGATCaaaaaaggtcaaggtcaaaaagtTGGGTTTGGTTCACTTTTTCGCTAGATCATCAAACTATTTTTTCAGATTAAAGTCtgtcaaagaatttttaagTTAAGtctggaaaaaaatgattttttctctTAATTTGACTTTGATTAGGAAAAGGgtcaaggttaaaaaaaaatgtctcttGGTATTTTAGTTCGTTTATAATTATCTATCTGTGATACAAGTTTAAAGCCTGTATGTTTAAGGAATCTCGTGTTATGATTTGTACAATactttttttagaaaataaattaactTGAGAAACAATATTGGTCAAGGTAAAAATTATGGTGCTCTGCACTCTTACTcaataccatctatctatgttttaggtttgaagtcttaatgtcaaaaggtattaAAGTTacgacccagacaaaattttaattttttttcttaatttgaccttgagtaaacaaggtcaaggtcaaatattaatcaatagtacacctcagtgtattattattgttctttgtttaaagtttgaagtccttctgtcaaagtatattcaggggttgaaaaatgaagtttttttctaatttgacccttaaataaaaattttaggtcaaggtcaaaaatgttggtaaggttcaactaggttatataccatctatctatgatgcaaaataaaagtctgtatgttgaAAGAGTGTAGTTTTATGGTctggacaatattttttataaaacgcttgaccatgaaaaacaaaatagatcaaggtcaaaaattttggtggcttgcactccttctcaataccatctacctatgttccaagtttgaagtcttaaatgtcaaagggtattaaagttACGGTCTGGACAAATTTAgatgaagaagaataataagaagaagaaagtcaacaaaaacaatatgtctcccctttgaaaggggagacataataactgctaaaaaacaaaataagacaataacacctgttgtgtatagaacccaagatgaaagacGCTGTTGTGTTTCTGATCAGTTTCTGTACACATATATCGCACGAGTGATTTTtgttcatgtgaaatcacgCCATTACCAGCTATGCAGGAAATAAAGACTTAGATGAAAGTTATTTTATGGAATGTGTGTCCTTTTTTCAGCTCAATGCTTGCATTTAATTTActaacataatgtacatgtatttatctataatttatcatataagtgattttttgtttctttattgctacataaatagctGAAGTCACCAGTAATATGTAGTTGTCATTTACTACAGCACAtccacatatattttaaaacatgatctgaaatgggtttttttaaattctcatttctcatgttttaaagtttagttgtagattaattaacaaatcaaaaGTTGTTCTATCAAAAGGGTTTTTCcgataacagaaaataagacTTTATGGCAAGCTCCCGACATTTTAATCGGATTGTCAGTTACAACATCACGTCTgtttagagaaaaaaagaacatgacttaaattgatttgaaatttgatattaaatcaattgataaataaatatttggttaattaatttgaatttatctaagaacaaatgaattaaaaggtacCCATTTACGATTTCAGATCACAAGAGAATTAACTTCATGTTGAAAGCACCGATCATTTTCTGGGTCCGCGTAACTTAAGTtgtattcatttgttttaatttgaaaaggatataaaattatatattataatatttcaacccttgtttagccataatgtatttatttcttaacGTACGCTATTTTTTTCAACATCTCGGGTAACGATCTTGATCTCTCTCCTGAGAATCACTTAAAGCTATGTAAGGTCCAGTATGTACccaatgtttcaaacatttcaataaaaaataatcaaaatagtataaCCACGAATTGTGTGAACATTAATAGTTTATGATGTTTAAGAAATCAGCGATGCAAGTTTTGTCAAAAACCAAAGAAATGATTACGGCATTAGAAAGgagattaaatttaaatattttgtaactgTTTTAAATAGAATAACAGTTTAAAATCATAGTATGTGTTATCTAATctcgtataaaaaaaatctagcaaaatattgaacttaaCTGGTCAGCGATAATCTCTGTCCGTATTCATCGAAAGACATTAGGTCAATAAGCATATATACAAGTTGCACGCTTATTGCATCGTACGTTACGCTTTTTGTCCGTCTGAAGGcgggtcttgcataaattatcttgcACGACTTTTGCATGGTACTGTTCGTTTTGTGAATGGTTCGGTACACTTTGTGAATGGTCAGTttgttttgtgaacggtacggtacgctttgtgaacggtacggttcgttttagaggtgtagtagcacgtttcaggttctgtatttacaaaaaattgataaaactcCTGACTCCTTTGCATCCATGAGGATGGGCGCAACCCCCGTTTGGTGGTTTGAGTCCCGTTTGATGGTTCAATGTCTTAACAGTATACCTATTTTACTTACCAAATaggacttttttttcatttatcctTTGAAAAATCGACacatagaattttttaaacaaatgtattaTTAAGTAAACATGTTGGAGTACTTGCCTTTGTGGTAAACGTGATGttctttttcttcagaaaaccGTAACCCAAGATGAACAAAAAATAAGTACCATTAGGTAGGTAAAATATATAGAAGACTTAGGCATTGAACCACCAAACGGGACTCAGACCTGGTTTCAGAACAAGTGCTAAACAAACTTGGATGGACACTGCTGAAACCAATAATTCATCAAAATAGAGATGCATGGTTTCGAGTGACGAAGGAAATACTTCTCTGAATTTTCTCTTATATATAAAGATACTATCCACTGAGGTCAGGGgtatagctacatgtacatgtagtttccaGTTTCACACAGGCTCACATGTATGAAGAATTTAAAGAggaaataaagataaattacCATCCTTTGCAGTGTCTAATTTCAACCCTTTTCCTTTAAAACTAAGCTCATATTGTTCATCTACTACTGTCTTGGCCAATTGGTCTGTAACACTTGAAATATCCTTCGAAGTCATGTTGATAATTTTCTAAACAATATCGAAAACAACCATGCGCGCGTTTTCAAAACGAAACTTCCGGTTTTATTGGTTATTAAATCGCGTTTTAAATTAGTcgacttttatatatttttcgttGCTGTTGACCCTTGCAAAATCAGTTACAGATAAGAATGTTCCgcaatttataaatatcagtTAGTTAATATAAAGTGTTTTAGTTTGACCATTAATTTTTAGGGGGgaacagttttattttcattaaagaactatatatgataagagttaaatttggcccccataattcgatcaccattttttaaagtgtttcgggtacaataaaatgttatgttataatatagaagagttgatgtaaaatatatttttcacatatttgtttgatttatttgcactcacttgcagtatatgacgtcagaagtgacacTTTTTCTATAATTCtgatttcaatcaaaattagtcgaaaattgacatttttcttatctttttacgaatgggagatatagagcgcatgcttgaaccaggacaaattttttgtcacttattagactTGGCTAGacacatctctgattaaaatattttgttggttcaagcatgtgctctatgtttcctgaaagaaaaactgcttgaaaacaagcttttttatgctaaaatgcaaaaatggcgggaaaaggttgtctttacaatgtcgtatttctaaattgtgggcacttgaatcaaaatgaacattaaatttaaacaacacatatatatctgtacaaagaaaacaaagaattgcagTAAAATAAGGATATTCCTtctagggggccattttaggcccataccatatatagtcctttgaaaAAAAGTGCATGGCTCCTCTTGGTCCattcagggacgtatatacgtccctggtccATTTAAAATATAGCATGTATTAAACAGCTTAAAAaaacgtttttattttcaacaccccctccatCCTATTTTCTTAATGctgaaaatacaataaataatattcacataaaacatttaattgctTTTATCAGTTGTCCTTTCATAGTAATCCTACTTCAAAGTGgattaaagataaatttaacaaaagtttCCTGTTGCATTAATTACAGTAACATGTTGTTGATACATGCAGGTTCTGTGGACAGATCCATTCGCTTAGAGTCTGTTTGCCATAACTCTTGTTTGCCATATATTATGTTTTTCTTATTGACTATATATAAAAGATGTAAAATTTCATCCAAATGTCTTTCCTTttcttataaatgtttttgtattatagTAAAACACAACATAATTAAAACTTGATCTTTAATTCACGCTCCCATATGCGACgtatcacaatttttaaagttttacttcTGATTACATTAgtaaaaactttgaattccattcTTTTCTTTGGACTCtggttttcatttttctttatgttttaataaaatgaaatcgaGGTGTTAATGAAGGCTGAACGTGGAGATGAACAAAGAATTAATAAGAACTGGTTAatctttcatgaaaaaaaattgttttccaaacttcaaaccatttatttattgtatacagGATTATTTGGCCCCTGgtaatttttgcccttcttCTCTTGCAGACAGTATGTTAATTATGCCCTTTCCTTAATTCCCCCAGATGCAGTTGTGttttaagagagataacttAACACAGTGTCTGGAATTTGCCCACTGGCAACGAGGGCAAAAGAGGGGAACTAAAACGAGGGTTAATATTTCCCTGTGTAAAgtaattgattaaataaattattcgtAAGGAGATGAAAGATAataaaaagttatcaaaaataGATAACTATAAAATCTGGGAAATTGCATTTGAAATCAATAACAAGTATatatagattttgaaaatttataataaacatatatttttattatatataatcttaaagaaattaaaaggtCTAATGAGTATGAGGGCTAACAAACTCTGGGTAATTGGGAATCAGGGCAAACAGGGTCAAAGGCAAACGGGGTCAAGGGCAAACAGACCAATTTATTCTATGAACTCCTAAGTCATTGTCCCTGTGAAGAGAAAGCCATGATTtcatttcaatgtttattaaAGCTTTTTGTTCCTTTCAAGTAAAACAGTTGGCACTATATAAATACAAGTACTGATACTATAAAGTTCACAAGATGATGCAGTATGTCATAATTAACTCTTACAATTACAATGAGCACAATTAATTGTAAATGTACTAAGTTTGATGAACGTTCACCTCAGAAAgttatctataaaacaaagtTATACAATTGTAAAAGTCACTTCATTAAAGCACTACACATGGAacaaatggtacatgtattactaaatGCATTAAATGCATGAATCATTACACATTCACTCAACATACATGTTGAAACATTTACATTAGCTTACATGTCCAGATTCTGGATGAAGaacattcaaacaaaattataatggCAGTCACacataaatatgataaaagaaaatactagtacattatAATCTCACAATTTTCACCATATCAAATATATGGCAGAAGAAATTCAGTAAGAAAGAACTCATATTGCAATACAATTGGACTACATCGGTAATTCTTAAATAAATCCCATCCGCAATCTGAACATAGAGTACTTCTTTCATGGCAAGACAATGGTGGAGAACTCCTCCCACTTATACAGCGGCCAGCTCCTCTGGAGGTACATCCTCCACGAAGCTGCTGTGGAATCGCCCCGTGGTACCATCAGGCAACCGGCCCACACACCAGCCAGGGTTATCTGCATCCTGCAACAGCAGCATTACaataaagatttttgaaattacATAAAATACTTATCTAGGTCATGAACACTGTCCATTTGAATAATGCTTTGgaaattacataatatattgATCCTGGTCCAACAACTTTAAAATTGTTCGCTTTAATACTGCTTTTGGATATTactaattattttaatgtaaaattttaacaatacatgtatcttgattTCTATTTCACCTGGCTAATTTCAGTTATGAGACTGCCTTCACTGAAAGACAACTCTCCCTCTTTCAGGGCTTCATAGCCAGACATAGCTTTCTTGATCAGGACCCTACAAAAAGGAATATGAGCATTTTGATTTCTATAGAAAGCATGGTAGTAAATACCGGTAATAATTGGTTCAAACCATCATCTTACAACTTGCttacaaaattaataattgACATCTTGGCACAGTAAATTGTTGtcaaaaagtaaacatttctaAACAAAAAGCTGAAGGACATATTGCATAATTTGGTCTTTTAATAGGTAACTTGTGTGACATAGAGATTTTGCTTTTTATCTGCTGTTATAATGGAAACTTTCGATTTACCTGTGCTGTGAGTTGTCTCCTCCTGCTCCTACTTGATCGGGGGTGATGAATGGTTGACTAGGTCTGGGGGGTTTAGGGATTGCACTCCGTCCCCTCTTTGAAGGGCTACTCTTATCAGAGGAAGGTATTTTTGATGACTTGGTAGCAGCTCCCTTTTGTCCATCTGTTGATGGGATTGTGGGAATCTTTGATGTCATTTTTGAGTCCACTTGACTTGATTTAGAAGAATTATTTTGAGGTAATTTTGTTTTAGCACCAGAGTCAGAGCGTTGGCGTGTTGGAGATTTTCCCAAGGGAATGCGACTTGGACTAGCACTTGTTTTTCTATGAGTTGGTGTGTCAGATTTGATTGGTGGATTGTCAGGTCGCTTCGGTTTCGGGGTAGGGGGCTTTCCTGGGGAAGCTGCCTCAGGGAAGCCTGTGGAGTTTTGTGATGTGTTGGATATCTGCCTGTTGTAGTCTTTGTTAGAATTCTCTGTTTGTTTACCAGTCATAGCTGAACTTGGTCTTTTGATGGCACCACTTGCCGTTTTTGGAATTCGACTGTTGTTTGTAACCTGTTTCTGTGGAGATTTCTGTGATAAGGGCATATTcggttttttaatttgagaggATGCGTTTTGATTGTGGCTATCATTCAAGTAAGTTGAATTATTGTTGGAAGAATCCAAACCATCATGTATCAATATACTGCTACTGTCGTCTTGTAATGAGGACTGGTCATGTGATGAATTCTCCGTCTCTGATTGGTTGCGTTCTAACGACTTCAACCTCTGAATCTGGGATGGTCTATGAAGTGGTTTAGGAGCAACTGGAGGTGGACGCTCTTTGGATCGAGCTCGGTGGGCATTAGTTGAGGTATCTCCTGAAAGCATTGGAAGGCGACTACGTTTGGGACTAGGTGGAACTTTTGGGCTCTTCATATCTCCATCTGTTTCATCCAAAGCTGACACTTCAGTGATACTCGCCTCTGATTCAGGTACAGTGCCATTACTATCAACatttccattcatttttttgcTGTGAATTACTGGTGGATCAGAAAACTTAGGGGTATCATGATATTTTGGGGTTGAATGTCTTGCTTCATTTGGAGAGAGTTCATTGAGGTTGTTTTTAGACATTGAGAACATTGGTCTCTCACTTTCCTGGCTAATACTCGGTTTAGAATTTTTCTGAGATGAATTATTCAAactattttcacttttattctGTACAAGGCTTTGGTCCTTTTCCGAGTTTGATAGTTGTAACGGTTCCACTCCACTGATATCTGAGTCAAGCATGGCTGAGTTATTCTGGCTGTTGGACCTGCTTTCCCGCACCTCAGAGCCAGAACTGTGGGTACCATTGAGTTTACTGTACTGATTGGTCCCGTCCTTGCTTCTGTTGATAGGACTCTTTGGTATATGCTTCGGGAAGTTTGGacggggtgggggtggggacTTGGAGGCTCGCACTGAATTGAAGGACTGTTTCAGgttgattttctttttagatattTTCACCAGTTTAGGTTTGATGAACCTTTTTGGTACCTCTGGTTTAATTGATCCGTTTGGTCCCCCATCCACTGAGTCTGACTCATTAACACTCCTTGCGCTACCATTCAGACTTATATCTCTGCTCTGATTGGCCGACTTGTCAATAGGAGTCGACTCTGTTTGATTGGCCCACGGTACATGTGAGGGAGGTCTAGGTGGCTGTTTGGTAGTGGGAGTTCGTGGGCTTTTCGGACCCACTGGTGGAGGTGGTGCCTTCCTGACCGGTCGTCGCCGGCTGTCAGTGGTGCCAGCGGAGCAGATGGACCCGGTCTCTTCGTCCGATGTCTTGGATACATTGGTAATGGACCCCACAGATAGGAAGGAGCTTGACCTAATTCGGTCGTCTGTGGACACACTCAGCTCTCCAGGCCCTTTGTACTTGAGTTCTGTTGGGTCCTCATCCACCAGCTACAAAACAAAGCTCTTTGTTACTTCCATAATACAATAATTGGAATATAGTGGTATCACTAGCCAGTAAAATGACACCTGATATTTTGCATTCCAATTGATATTAATGCTTGATTTTGGGTTATCCCTAAACAATATGTGTTTGTTAGTGGTATATTTGGATGTTACAAAATGAAGCATTGTAGATTACTGGTGAGTGGTACATGTTTTACAGTGACAgttgttttctttaaagaaaagACATGacaaattgatttcattttctattAATATAATCTTGACTTAAAATACATTCTGGCACTCTGGacaaatatatatcaataaataaacaatgattttaTGTGTTTGAAATGAATGATGATGTATCACTCTTGATAAAAATTATGATAGATATTGAAATCCTAGTCAATTATTCATCATCGGTACAATAATGTATACATCCTTCATTATCTGATGATTTACAAGACTTACAAGGAATATGGAAAATATTTAGAATGTGCCATTCAAAAGCCTTGTATTACCGGttccttgattaaaaaaattaaagtaatggGCAAGTAACtaaaattaaacacaattaaaaagctcttggaaaaaaatatcaaattaaacaaccTGCTCATTACTGAACTTGCAACTAGATAATCTTTGTGCCAGAATAAACTCATCAAACAAAGCTCTAGCTAAAATTTCGGCCATTAAAATAATGTGATGCACTGAAATCACTTTTCAGTAACTAGCATACTcttataaataagattttttcctgtcaaagaatattgaatttcttttaaaataatcatttatcaATAGAATAAATAAGGTAATcaggaaataaagaaaatagatTTTTCTTTGTTGATACATTGAATATAGGCAGTAAAAGTCAAAcacattaatttatatattgtatagaGGAAAACacacaaaagaatatatatccACAACAACTCACTCTTAAGCTGAACACACAGTAAGCCCATAATGGGAGGAAAGAAGGCCCTGTCACAGGGATAAAGCCAATCAAATCCCACgtaaaactttattttgacTATGGCAAAAACTTCAAATCAATTTGATCTTTCTTACTTTACAGAAAAATAGCcataattctttatttcattcCTGGGAGTTAACAGTGCTtgtaatcttaaaaaatattatatttttaatgtaaaccTTTACACCGGTATATGATTCTTGACTGATATTTTCCATGTGAacattaattatgaaaaaaattgtgaaaagtaATGTGGGGATGAACTGgttgttttttaacatttaatttcatttgaacaaaaacaatacGTCTAATGAATAAGAATGCTCTTGAAGACTTAGATTCTGAAAGGCAAAACATACCACTGATCATTATTTCTGAATGGTCAGTTTGGAAGTGAAGACAGAATCTATTACACACACTTCTAAGAGAAAAAACAACAGATATGTAACTAATAAAAATAATCTGTAGAATAAATTAATTCATCAATAAAAAGGTTACTAAGGTCCTTTAAAGTAGGACTATATTTAGGAATTAAATTAAAgagcagaaaaaaaacccatcaaaataaaattctgtcTTCCTtccaaattcaaacaaaatttgtacagaactttaaaaccaaaaatgaataaatgagaCATGCATGACAAATCCTTCACCTCTGATGGCCAAACCGCCTGTGAATGTGAAAATATCAACATACATTGTATGCAGTTTACAGTATAAAATACAAGATGACTTAACTATGATAGTTCTGTTGATTAACAGTTGTTTAGATTGATGATTTAAGTAGTTGTTACATGACGAATGAATGGTTACATTAACTGGATGTACCGAGGAACAAATATAGGAATACAAACCTCGACATAACTTCCTGGGAACCAGCCAACCTCCTCGCCATGCTTTCCTCGCCACCATCCATTTTCGTTGACTTCGTACACAAGGATTATGTCCCCTTTATCGAACGACAGATCTTGTTCATCCTCGGCAGCGTAGTAGTGCAGAGCTCTGTGTTCTGAGATAACAAACAATTACCACAATTACTTTCAACACTCCTTCTCTTTCAGGAAAATTTTACTTAACATTATACACTCTAGAAAACAGAAAGATAcctgttttcaattaattactgGTAACCTGTATTTGTAACATTCAATGTTCCAGAATAGGTAAGCAATCTGTCCTAATCAATCCAACAAGGTTAATGACATGGAACTAATC
The nucleotide sequence above comes from Magallana gigas chromosome 2, xbMagGiga1.1, whole genome shotgun sequence. Encoded proteins:
- the LOC105339146 gene encoding serine-rich adhesin for platelets isoform X1, which codes for MELSSVIQNQTSDFIATSSSLPYSSTSLPPPTVLSSDILKSSPVTVDMSSFTQLVTSMSSEPLSLSPSSAIQTSSPPMASLSTFSITSFLSESSSFESSSPVATTTLQDSSADTVWSSQELSPNVGQPSAPISADPSSEVISSQLSSTPHLSSEYSVSSLVTPSSISSQSLVLGPLVPSLTSSSSSSSSSVSPSIVSSLPTPQLSSDIVLTSTFTESSSSLTSSSSILYPSSPSLMASSTLLQPSTPNLDVSSTAMQTPSSTPMQTPSSTLTQTLSSTPTQTLSSTHGFSTDSIAVLPASSKDTIYPSTTLPVLPTSSSVFPGVTTTQGETNNTVSSTPAPLLGTGLELVIALSIIGAGLLIFFIIIVCVCVRRKKPGKHEKYQPNPVTEDLWVSGRSEVPLNHIDLLPQVKVTSEVDRGSAKLRNGITHFNTATVRRSYSPALRHTVTFFDEVEEKYIAIYNFEGKNEDCLTLKEGDIVVVTHKDNNGWWKGSLNGKTGLCPGSYLKEVSPEVDFKKNNRLSNGSQPFEISLDVDTNGPRPVSSFMAPELGFTKKASSLQRESNKVSTLNKHALGKEVAIPHIPDDVGEDREKDDKAVKRRSTISPVKEDINIEGTQFKVLFSYTANFKEEVSLQEGEIVTGIRKDRNGWMYGRKNRTNEVGHFPAVYVEVATQEDIEAASFSQFGYPDKETVYKQLQVNKTSHHDEDLIGIEHRALHYYAAEDEQDLSFDKGDIILVYEVNENGWWRGKHGEEVGWFPGSYVEAVWPSELVDEDPTELKYKGPGELSVSTDDRIRSSSFLSVGSITNVSKTSDEETGSICSAGTTDSRRRPVRKAPPPPVGPKSPRTPTTKQPPRPPSHVPWANQTESTPIDKSANQSRDISLNGSARSVNESDSVDGGPNGSIKPEVPKRFIKPKLVKISKKKINLKQSFNSVRASKSPPPPRPNFPKHIPKSPINRSKDGTNQYSKLNGTHSSGSEVRESRSNSQNNSAMLDSDISGVEPLQLSNSEKDQSLVQNKSENSLNNSSQKNSKPSISQESERPMFSMSKNNLNELSPNEARHSTPKYHDTPKFSDPPVIHSKKMNGNVDSNGTVPESEASITEVSALDETDGDMKSPKVPPSPKRSRLPMLSGDTSTNAHRARSKERPPPVAPKPLHRPSQIQRLKSLERNQSETENSSHDQSSLQDDSSSILIHDGLDSSNNNSTYLNDSHNQNASSQIKKPNMPLSQKSPQKQVTNNSRIPKTASGAIKRPSSAMTGKQTENSNKDYNRQISNTSQNSTGFPEAASPGKPPTPKPKRPDNPPIKSDTPTHRKTSASPSRIPLGKSPTRQRSDSGAKTKLPQNNSSKSSQVDSKMTSKIPTIPSTDGQKGAATKSSKIPSSDKSSPSKRGRSAIPKPPRPSQPFITPDQVGAGGDNSQHRVLIKKAMSGYEALKEGELSFSEGSLITEISQDADNPGWCVGRLPDGTTGRFHSSFVEDVPPEELAAV
- the LOC105339146 gene encoding serine-rich adhesin for platelets isoform X6; protein product: MIIECSGPTCGGYRDNTDCIAITSLTGPGGSQWFDEDRLCVYLRFARHRVDTKSSSFESSSPVATTTLQDSSADTVWSSQELSPNVGQPSAPISADPSSEVISSQLSSTPHLSSEYSVSSLVTPSSISSQSLVLGPLVPSLTSSSSSSSSSVSPSIVSSLPTPQLSSDIVLTSTFTESSSSLTSSSSILYPSSPSLMASSTLLQPSTPNLDVSSTAMQTPSSTPMQTPSSTLTQTLSSTPTQTLSSTHGFSTDSIAVLPASSKDTIYPSTTLPVLPTSSSVFPGVTTTQGETNNTVSSTPAPLLGTGLELVIALSIIGAGLLIFFIIIVCVCVRRKKPGKHEKYQPNPVTEDLWVSGRSEVPLNHIDLLPQVKVTSEVDRGSAKLRNGITHFNTATVRRSYSPALRHTVTFFDEVEEKYIAIYNFEGKNEDCLTLKEGDIVVVTHKDNNGWWKGSLNGKTGLCPGSYLKEVSPEVDFKKNNRLSNGSQPFEISLDVDTNGPRPVSSFMAPELGFTKKASSLQRESNKVSTLNKHALGKEVAIPHIPDDVGEDREKDDKAVKRRSTISPVKEDINIEGTQFKVLFSYTANFKEEVSLQEGEIVTGIRKDRNGWMYGRKNRTNEVGHFPAVYVEVATQEDIEAASFSQFGYPDKETVYKQLQVNKTSHHDEDLIGIEHRALHYYAAEDEQDLSFDKGDIILVYEVNENGWWRGKHGEEVGWFPGSYVEAVWPSELVDEDPTELKYKGPGELSVSTDDRIRSSSFLSVGSITNVSKTSDEETGSICSAGTTDSRRRPVRKAPPPPVGPKSPRTPTTKQPPRPPSHVPWANQTESTPIDKSANQSRDISLNGSARSVNESDSVDGGPNGSIKPEVPKRFIKPKLVKISKKKINLKQSFNSVRASKSPPPPRPNFPKHIPKSPINRSKDGTNQYSKLNGTHSSGSEVRESRSNSQNNSAMLDSDISGVEPLQLSNSEKDQSLVQNKSENSLNNSSQKNSKPSISQESERPMFSMSKNNLNELSPNEARHSTPKYHDTPKFSDPPVIHSKKMNGNVDSNGTVPESEASITEVSALDETDGDMKSPKVPPSPKRSRLPMLSGDTSTNAHRARSKERPPPVAPKPLHRPSQIQRLKSLERNQSETENSSHDQSSLQDDSSSILIHDGLDSSNNNSTYLNDSHNQNASSQIKKPNMPLSQKSPQKQVTNNSRIPKTASGAIKRPSSAMTGKQTENSNKDYNRQISNTSQNSTGFPEAASPGKPPTPKPKRPDNPPIKSDTPTHRKTSASPSRIPLGKSPTRQRSDSGAKTKLPQNNSSKSSQVDSKMTSKIPTIPSTDGQKGAATKSSKIPSSDKSSPSKRGRSAIPKPPRPSQPFITPDQVGAGGDNSQHRVLIKKAMSGYEALKEGELSFSEGSLITEISQDADNPGWCVGRLPDGTTGRFHSSFVEDVPPEELAAV
- the LOC105339146 gene encoding serine-rich adhesin for platelets isoform X4, whose product is MFSDYCESCTGICNVSSFGDNTDCIAITSLTGPGGSQWFDEDRLCVYLRFARHRVDTKSSSFESSSPVATTTLQDSSADTVWSSQELSPNVGQPSAPISADPSSEVISSQLSSTPHLSSEYSVSSLVTPSSISSQSLVLGPLVPSLTSSSSSSSSSVSPSIVSSLPTPQLSSDIVLTSTFTESSSSLTSSSSILYPSSPSLMASSTLLQPSTPNLDVSSTAMQTPSSTPMQTPSSTLTQTLSSTPTQTLSSTHGFSTDSIAVLPASSKDTIYPSTTLPVLPTSSSVFPGVTTTQGETNNTVSSTPAPLLGTGLELVIALSIIGAGLLIFFIIIVCVCVRRKKPGKHEKYQPNPVTEDLWVSGRSEVPLNHIDLLPQVKVTSEVDRGSAKLRNGITHFNTATVRRSYSPALRHTVTFFDEVEEKYIAIYNFEGKNEDCLTLKEGDIVVVTHKDNNGWWKGSLNGKTGLCPGSYLKEVSPEVDFKKNNRLSNGSQPFEISLDVDTNGPRPVSSFMAPELGFTKKASSLQRESNKVSTLNKHALGKEVAIPHIPDDVGEDREKDDKAVKRRSTISPVKEDINIEGTQFKVLFSYTANFKEEVSLQEGEIVTGIRKDRNGWMYGRKNRTNEVGHFPAVYVEVATQEDIEAASFSQFGYPDKETVYKQLQVNKTSHHDEDLIGIEHRALHYYAAEDEQDLSFDKGDIILVYEVNENGWWRGKHGEEVGWFPGSYVEAVWPSELVDEDPTELKYKGPGELSVSTDDRIRSSSFLSVGSITNVSKTSDEETGSICSAGTTDSRRRPVRKAPPPPVGPKSPRTPTTKQPPRPPSHVPWANQTESTPIDKSANQSRDISLNGSARSVNESDSVDGGPNGSIKPEVPKRFIKPKLVKISKKKINLKQSFNSVRASKSPPPPRPNFPKHIPKSPINRSKDGTNQYSKLNGTHSSGSEVRESRSNSQNNSAMLDSDISGVEPLQLSNSEKDQSLVQNKSENSLNNSSQKNSKPSISQESERPMFSMSKNNLNELSPNEARHSTPKYHDTPKFSDPPVIHSKKMNGNVDSNGTVPESEASITEVSALDETDGDMKSPKVPPSPKRSRLPMLSGDTSTNAHRARSKERPPPVAPKPLHRPSQIQRLKSLERNQSETENSSHDQSSLQDDSSSILIHDGLDSSNNNSTYLNDSHNQNASSQIKKPNMPLSQKSPQKQVTNNSRIPKTASGAIKRPSSAMTGKQTENSNKDYNRQISNTSQNSTGFPEAASPGKPPTPKPKRPDNPPIKSDTPTHRKTSASPSRIPLGKSPTRQRSDSGAKTKLPQNNSSKSSQVDSKMTSKIPTIPSTDGQKGAATKSSKIPSSDKSSPSKRGRSAIPKPPRPSQPFITPDQVGAGGDNSQHRVLIKKAMSGYEALKEGELSFSEGSLITEISQDADNPGWCVGRLPDGTTGRFHSSFVEDVPPEELAAV